In Arvicanthis niloticus isolate mArvNil1 chromosome 4, mArvNil1.pat.X, whole genome shotgun sequence, a single window of DNA contains:
- the LOC117707801 gene encoding late cornified envelope protein 3A-like translates to MSCQQSQKQCQPPPKCPSPKCSPKCPPKSTAQCLPAASSCCATSSGGCSVPSSEGGCCLSHHRRRSHRCRRRSSSSCDHGSGQQSGGSGCGHSSGGCC, encoded by the coding sequence ATGTCCTGCCAGCAGAGCCAGAAGCAGTGCCAACCTCCTCCCAAGTGCCCCTCCCCAAAGTGCTCCCCAAAATGTCCCCCAAAGAGCACAGCACAGTGTCTGCCTGCAGCCTCTTCCTGCTGTGCTACAAGCTCTGGAGGCTGCAGTGTCCCCAGCTCTGAGGGAGGCTGCTGCCTGAGCCACCACAGGCGCAGGTCCCACAGATGCAGGCGCAGGAGCTCCAGTTCCTGTGACCATGGCAGTGGTCAGCAGTCTGGGGGCTCAGGTTGTGGCCACAGTTCTGGGGGCTGCTGCTAA